The proteins below are encoded in one region of Belonocnema kinseyi isolate 2016_QV_RU_SX_M_011 chromosome 1, B_treatae_v1, whole genome shotgun sequence:
- the LOC117167271 gene encoding endocuticle structural glycoprotein SgAbd-4-like: protein MFASLIAVAFLSASALSAPAEEPIPIVTQEQDGPNPDGSYKWKFEAGNGIKAEESGQVKDAGSENAALEAQGSVSYKDLEGQEISLTYIANENGFQPQGAHLPTTPPIPPAIQRALEWIAANPSKEDQNNV, encoded by the coding sequence CAGTAGCTTTTCTCTCAGCCAGTGCGCTCTCAGCACCAGCAGAAGAGCCAATCCCCATAGTCACCCAAGAGCAAGATGGCCCAAATCCTGATGGTTCCTACAAGTGGAAATTTGAAGCCGGAAACGGCATCAAAGCAGAAGAAAGTGGTCAAGTGAAAGACGCGGGATCGGAAAATGCAGCACTTGAAGCTCAAGGATCCGTTTCTTACAAGGACCTCGAAGGTCAAGAAATTTCTCTTACATACATCGCAAACGAAAATGGCTTCCAGCCTCAAGGCGCTCATCTCCCAACGACGCCACCTATTCCACCCGCGATCCAGAGGGCGCTCGAGTGGATAGCCGCCAATCCATCCAAGGAAGATCAGAACAAtgtctaa